DNA from Ziziphus jujuba cultivar Dongzao chromosome 2, ASM3175591v1:
CTAACTTCATCGTCaccaaaaatgaagaagaagaaaaaactgttACATAAGGATTAATTGGGTAATATTTTAAGAGATGTTCTcatatatctattttattgGTGCACATGCACTCATGATTACAtagaatttataattatatgcagcgcactatttttttgtttttgttttctaaatatATACAATGCACAATATTATATGTTTCAAAGAGCCAACTATATACTATCGATAATAGCTTAGcggaagaaaaatatttagctTTTATATCTGCTAGTCCATTAGcggaagaaaaatatttagctTTTATATCTGCTAGTCCAGTAGTTGAGAtttttttacaaactttattattatctcGGATAGTTCCATATTGTAATGACGCATGACGTAGAATTATGACCTGAtgtctaattatatattttcaaccctccccacccaaaaaaaaaagcttttttatataataattaatgggTCAGTACCGACACACAAGTCCACCGAGCATATAGGCGCCGCGTCTTCTAAATTTGGTATGTTGAAGCTTCTGTGTAATATTAAATGTTCAAGCCTGGTAAAGAAAACAAGATTGACCACAAAGAAAACTAACGAAAACAAGATAGCTAAAAAACAAGCGCCCACCTCTCAagcattttcctttttaatcaagcaaaaataaaagaggaaaTGAAATCAAGAATCATTCCGAGCACACCTACAAAACAAATGTAAACAAATTGACCATACTGTTTGGCGATTATTCATCTTCACGTTCAAAGTCAATATACAACTTGTTGTGTCACTTTTCATGTgtatataataatcataataataatccatAAATCTTTAGGCatctaataaattctattaaaaatatacaggCGAAGTCATGGCAACACatgctatatataaatatatataatcaattttctggtgaaattttctatataaatgaTCCAACTCATTTCATGCATCTTCCTTCCACTCTTCCTCTCAAACTCCTGATAACTATTATGGGGCATGGGTTGTCGTAGTTGATACTTCTATTGACATCAATGTTTTTGAATATACGCGTACAAAGAGTTGGAAGCATCTAAGTTATCATCATATGTGCATTAAATCTTCCATTGGAATTAATATGTGATTTATCGGCTTTTGAAATCaccaactactacatttttcatttttaaaggcAAATTAGATTGGTGGCATATATCATGAATTAACTTATCTTTGCaaattgaataatatatgaattgaattattatgaaatataataatacatatttagCTAATGAGAGAGGGCAACAGAAGCTCTTATATTCCAAAGGACAAGGGGAAGTTTGAAAGAACAAAGATCTTGCACTAGTAGGAGACTAGACTATAGCCACTAGTATATAATATGTAGCTCAAtctctcaattttttatttttattttttaaatggcaTTGATGTTAGAATTTCGCCGACTTGTTTTCTTCACTTCAGACTCTTCACTCTTGGGAGCTTTATGTCCCTCATTTTTTGCACATAttcttctaaaattttaaagacAACCACAGGAGCAAATTCAATACGAACAAATATGTTTACTTTTTCTTCCCTTACAAAAAGTATAGAAATTTGTTTTTagtaagtgaaaaaaaataaataacatatctAATTATTCATGTTATTATCCTTACAAAGAAGATTTTATTGATAATGTTCATTTTTTCTATTGGTGTTTGTGAGTTTCTGATTTCAATTCATCTaatgataatataaaattatgtatGTTCCAAAATTGCATTCAAATAGACAAGTTCAAAATAATCCACAAAaaatacagatttttttttaaagaaaaaaaaaaaagcataattaaTAGGGTGAAAGATATTCTTCATTTTATAAGTGATAATAAGTACGGGATAACTGGTCAAATACTgaaataaggggaaaaaaaaaaaaaaagaaaaaaaaagaaaaaaagaaaaagtgagctTAAAGTTGATGGCCCATATTACATTTACGTAAATGGATCAGAACGCTAGAACCAGGCGTTAAGCCCAAGCCCTGTCTACATTTCTGTTGTGTTGTGAGGTGTGTATTGATTGAAGGTTGGGAGGCCGAAAAGGAAGACGGCGGGGGAGGAGGAGAAGTTTGTTACTCCACCAAATGCAGATGGTTCTTCAGTATTTAACAGGTACAACCAGGTAACTGGTAATGTTTTTCAGGCAATGTCGTTTTGGTGGGGTGTGGGCGATGCATCTCCGTCAATTTCTTTTCGTCCGGGTTCCATGCTGTTGTTAGGTAAATCTTCTCTTCTCATTAAACCCTAACCTtatccttcttcttctctctttcttaGATCtctgccttttttattttttattttttttatgttttgtttttgggtggGTGGGGGCTAACATTCTTAATCCCTGTTTCGTTACCGAGCAAAGTGTTGCCAGGACTGTTTATCCATCTCATAATTTTCCATCGAAAATTTTGAAGATTATGTTTCCGGTTCAACAAAATGCCACTTGTCTGCTTTATCACATGCCTCACCACGACTTTCGCTATCTGAGTTgtatagaaaattataaaattaaagctTAATTTTGTTAGAAAATAATACGGGGCAACAAATGCGTCTTGGGTTGGccttatttttccaaatacaATTCTTAATGTCTAATGATTGATGGCGTCATTTTGTTGATGATGCACGCTTTTTTCACAATCAATACTGGGTTTTGAGCAAATTTGCAGTTTATGCTTCATGAAAAAGTTCATTTTTTGGGGCTTGGACTTCTTCCTACACCAAAAATATTCATTGGAgcttcttatttttataatcaatactaGACTCTAGACTTGCATGTTTTCATCATGGACTTGGATTGCatggatttttttatatattaatgtgcttattaaaactaaaaatgagTAATTAAatggtgggaaaaaaaaaaaaaagatagatagaAACATATAAATGTCTGCAAATATGTTAATTCACTTAATACATGCTTTGGTTTTATTCCTCATCTATTtacattctttttctttcttttattacgTAGAATAAAAGCAGAAACAAATCTTTCCGCTGCTATTGTTTGCTGGGAGAAATTTCGCTAGGGGAACCTGGGTGGGTGTAGGATAGGCGATGACACAAGCCGAGAACAACAGTGAGACAGATGGTACTAAGGAAACGGAAGCTTCTGCAGTAGCTTTCAACAGTCCAAAAGAGACTGTTATGGAAGTGTCCGGTAAAGAAACAGAGACTCCTGTAGAAGCTTTCAGTAAACCAATAGATACTCCGATTGAGACATTGAGGAAGGCTCCTGCAGAAGCATCAAAGGAGGCTCCTCCAGAAGCATCCAATAAACCACTAGAGACTCACTTTGAGACACCCGGTGAAACAGCACAGGTTCCTACAGAGACGTCaaataaatcttcaaaaatgCCTGCAGAGACATCCAGTAAACCAAAAGAGACTTCTGCAAAAGCATTGTATAAATCAGAGTCATCTGGAAAGAAGACCCTGAAACCTCTCAGGGCCAAATCTAAAATTGGGAAGAAATCTCTGATTGCATATAATCTGAAAGTCAAGAAAAATAAAGGTAGTCTGCAGGATCGTGGGAAGAAAACAGAAGCTCCTGCAGAAGCAATCAATAATCCAACAGAGACTCCTCTGGAGACATCCAATAAACCAATAGATGCTCCTCCAAAAGCACTCAGTAAATCAGAGTCATCTGGAAAGAAAACTGTGAAGGCCAAATCTAAAGTAGGGGAAAAGTCTGTGGATGTTAACAATCGGAAAGCCAAAAAGAATAGAGAGAGTCTGCAGGGTCATGACAAGAAAACTTATTCTCCTGCAGAAGCAATCAAAAATCCAATAGAGACTTCTGTAGAAACGTCCAGTGAACCAACAGAGCTCAGTCCACAGGGTCATGGGAAGAAAAGGAGGAGCAGAGTGCAAGGATCAAAGAGCAAGAAGGAAATAAACGACAATGAAGACAGTGGTGTTGAGGTTCTGagatcaagaaaagaaaatcaatcaGGGAATACAACAAAAAAAGAGCATAGTAGAGAGAGCCATAGGGTTCAAAAGTACCAAGAAAGCATCATTGAGTCAGAAAAAAGCCAACACAAACAGAAGACTAAAACCTCTGATGGGTCAGAGAAGAATTTAAACactcaaaaaaacaaaggaaaacatGCAGATATAGAAAAGAGCCAAAGGAgtgggaagaaagaaaaacttGGTGGTCTTATCTTCATGTGCAGTGGAAAGACTAAGCCAGATTGTTTCCATTATCGTATTATGGGTATTTCAATTGGTAAAAAAGATCTTGTGTTGGGCATCAAACCTGGGATGAAGCTTTTTCTGTATGATTTTGATCTTAAGCTTTTATATGGGGTTTACAGGGCATCCTCTTCAGGTGGCGTAAAACTTGAGCCAAAAGCTTTTGGTGGGGCCTTCCCTGCACAggtttcaatttaaatttagttATCAATGGCTTCTCCATATGGTTGCTTCTTTGTTTGTTGAATCGCCCACACTTCGTGATTATGACTTAAAATTTCAGGTGAGGTTCAATGTGGAGAAAGATTGCCTTCCACTACCTGAGAGTGTCTTCAAGA
Protein-coding regions in this window:
- the LOC107418718 gene encoding uncharacterized protein LOC107418718, which produces MTQAENNSETDGTKETEASAVAFNSPKETVMEVSGKETETPVEAFSKPIDTPIETLRKAPAEASKEAPPEASNKPLETHFETPGETAQVPTETSNKSSKMPAETSSKPKETSAKALYKSESSGKKTLKPLRAKSKIGKKSLIAYNLKVKKNKGSLQDRGKKTEAPAEAINNPTETPLETSNKPIDAPPKALSKSESSGKKTVKAKSKVGEKSVDVNNRKAKKNRESLQGHDKKTYSPAEAIKNPIETSVETSSEPTELSPQGHGKKRRSRVQGSKSKKEINDNEDSGVEVLRSRKENQSGNTTKKEHSRESHRVQKYQESIIESEKSQHKQKTKTSDGSEKNLNTQKNKGKHADIEKSQRSGKKEKLGGLIFMCSGKTKPDCFHYRIMGISIGKKDLVLGIKPGMKLFLYDFDLKLLYGVYRASSSGGVKLEPKAFGGAFPAQVRFNVEKDCLPLPESVFKKAIKENYNEKNKFKTELTIRQVRKLMALFRPAEVHSSALSICSVQGSRTHDERIRKEVRESLTHSHRDKHGRDPHANDDARTYPVHVATTRRKESSRNLFMTEKEYRAYGLSGERSLTHPSHITTPPLDPYQRDYERKHLRRHQNLIYREAVPAQRETLHADPFYMDDKEYQVYSLGARHELPSAAPITATSTTNMDSFAKDPYYSYYHSGSSVAPLRREGAPSSYYTINGSGDTYLIESADPFRRRETDPVDRLYLKYDVDPLLGDRQIYQAAKPEPVPMPVSSRYSFPGPLFSHR